A section of the Festucalex cinctus isolate MCC-2025b chromosome 9, RoL_Fcin_1.0, whole genome shotgun sequence genome encodes:
- the irf2b gene encoding interferon regulatory factor 2 codes for MPVDRMRMRPWLEEQINSCQIPGLKWVNKEKRIFQIPWMHAARHGWELEKDAPLFMRWAIHTGKYQPGKDRADPKTWKANFRCAMNSLPDIEEVKDKSNKKGTNAFRVYKMLSSSERSMRKGKKRTNKESRPKGSKAVASPSFDRTPLLFRTVQVDNFKQESPNAVEMPHTTEDIPGEEDHVIASELLPFVCQTIEVKTENEEETVSSSHLYPFQISPVSSYGGSDTDSDTDDTQQAVNPAWRRDHGRSVLKVPPSSLPGMATFVRGSKPYCRITTTRDPNPLISYHSDSWSTTPYSHNAVTSSIPGHTHEMRASVIMKTSDVTSS; via the exons ATGCCTGTCGATCGAATGAGGATGCGGCCGTGGCTGGAGGAACAGATCAACTCGTGCCAGATACCGGGCCTCAAATGGGTTAACAAA GAAAAAAGAATCTTCCAGATCCCTTGGATGCACGCTGCTCGCCACGGATGGGAGTTGGAGAAAGATGCTCCTCTCTTCATGAGATGGGCCATACATACCG GTAAGTACCAGCCAGGTAAAGACCGGGCCGACCCAAAGACTTGGAAGGCAAATTTCCGCTGCGCGATGAACAGCTTGCCCGATATCGAGGAGGTGAAGgataaaagcaacaaaaaaggaACAAACGCCTTCAGAGTCTACAAGATGCTGTCATCGTCCGAAAGAAGTATGAGGAAAG GAAAGAAGAGGACCAACAAAGAGAGTCGGCCCAAAGGAAGTAAAGCG GTAGCGTCTCCGTCTTTTGACAGGACGCCTCTTCTCTTTCGCACTGTCCAAGTTGACAACTTCAAACAGGAATCGCCGAATGCAGTCGAGATGCCCCACACAACCGAAG ATATTCCTGGCGAAGAAGATCACGTGATTGCAAGCGAGCTCTTACCGTTTGTCTGTCAGACAATCGAAGTGAAAACCGAGAATGAAGAGGAGACCGTTAGCTCCTCCCACTTGTACCCGTTCCAAATCTCTCCCGTGTCTTCATATGGCG GTAGCGACACAGACAGCGACACTGACGACACCCAACAG GCAGTCAATCCAGCTTGGAGGCGGGATCATGGCAGGTCAGTTCTTAAGGTTCCACCCTCTTCCCTCCCTGGCATGGCCACCTTCGTCCGAGGAAGCAAACCGTACTGCCGAATCACCACCACGCGAGACCCCAACCCCCTCATCAGCTATCACAGCGACAGCTGGTCAACGACACCTTACAGCCACAACGCGGTCACGTCTTCCATACCCGGCCATACTCACGAGATGCGGGCCAGCGTCATTATGAAAACCTCAGACGTCACCTCCTCTTAA